In Rhodothermales bacterium, the genomic stretch GGTCCAGGTCACCGTCGCCGTCAATGTCGCCAAGATCGATAGCCAGCGGAAAGATGCCCGTTACGAGGGTCCGCGGTGTCTGCAGTTGACCGCGCTGGTCACTCCGAATCACTGAAGCCGTATTGTCGGTGGAGCCGGCCGACGCCACGTCGGCATATCCGTCGCCGTCGACATCACCGGCCGCGAGCATCCACGGCCGTCCAGGGACGGGTACCGTCGAGGACAGGAACAGACTGCCTCGGCCGTCGCCGAGAAGAAGCGATACTTCACTGGAGAAGTACGAGCCTACAAATAGATCCGCGCGACCGTCTCCATTCGCATCGGCGACCGCGCACGAAGTTTCCCCCGCGCCGCCACCATCAATCGGTATGGGACTGCGAAAGGTGCCTGCGCCATCATTGATGAGCAGGTACAGTGAACTCCGGGATCTGCTCGCTGTGATGATATCGTCATCCCCGTCTGAGTCGATGTCCAGAACGCACACTGCTCTTGAGTCACCTGACGCAGGGATGGCCGGCATCACATTCAACCGTCCGTCTATCGTGCCGAGCAGTAGGTTGACGTTGTCACTTGCGTTGTTGCCGACGGCCAGGTCGATATGTCCATCTCCGTTGAAATCTGCACCTTCGTTTGCGCTGGGAATGGAGCTTCCGGGCAGGGGGTAGATCTGGAAGGAATCGAACGTGCCGCTTTGATTCAGGAAGACGCGGACGTCCGCGGCGATCTCGTTTGGGATAGCCAGGTCACTCCAGCCATCGCCGTTCAGGTCGCCCGCATACGCGCCGTAGCTCTGAATCCGGTTCTCACCGGGAAGCCGGATTGGCACCCGGTCGGTCTCCGTCATTGTTAGATCAGCCGGCAGGCTTCGAACCCAGAAGCTCCAGTAGTGCCCTCCGGAAAACGGCGTCCCATCTTCAAAGGTCACGGAATCCGATACACTTACGGAGACCTGCTCACCTGCAAAGAACGGTCGGTTCGGGCTGAGGCGCACCAGGCGGTTCCCGTTCTCGAATCTAAAGTCGCCTGAAGCGGGACCGGACCACCTTCCGTACACGCGAAATGTGGTCGAGTCTATGGACGATGGCCGCACCGCGCTCGAGAAAGTCAGGGCGATATCCGCGACGGTCGAGACACCGACCGTGTTACGAGGCGGAATCACCGAGTCGACGCCGTGCGTCTGTCCGAGCACCGCCGGGGTACCGGCAACCGCGGCTGCGGCCAACAATGCGCACGCTACGGCTGTCCGTCGACTGCGCGCTCGCGTGCCATGTCGCGACAGGCTTGCGGATGGATACAACGGCTCCACACTCGGGTACTCGATCGTACGAAGGACGACATCCGGCCCGGCAGCGTCGCGGACGGAGCATATCCGGAAGAATCGTTGGCTTCGGAACTAGTGGAGTCCCAGGTCAGGAGCGCAGCAGGTCGCGCCGCCGTACTCCACACATCGTACTCGACGCTGTTGACCTGAGAAGAGTGCCATGTGACCGACGAAGTGACGACATATCGCGTCATGATCTTGTCCGTGATGAGTCGCAACGAAACGGGGCAAAAAGCTGTGAACCCGCTCGCGTCGTGTGTGAACATGATCGCCAAAAAGTTGATGCTTGCAGTCTCCGGCAGGGACGAATCCCGGATCGACCGTGCAGACTACCTCCCTTCGTCCAGTCACGCAAGTCAGAAAGCGGCGGGCCTGTCGAATCGGAGAGAGGTCTGGTACCGCAGTGACGCCTGTCACGGGCAGCCTGCCTACCAGCCAACACGATCGCGATCGCTTGAGCTGGTGCCGGGTGCTCCGACGGAGGCGCTCCAGCCGCGGAGCCCGCCGGTTGTACCACGCTCGCCGTTGCGTGGACGGCGGGTCGATCGTGGGCTCGGGTCGTCGTCATCGGTCGGGGGTGTCACGGCCGCCACTTGATCGCCCGTCTCAAAACCGAGCTTATCCATGGAGCGGGTGCGCGTGCCGGCAAAGTAGAAATGCAGGATCTCTTCGAAGTTGTAGCCCCGCTCAGCCATCTCATGTGCTCCCCATTGGCTGAGGCCGACGCCATGGCCGAATCCTGACCCCTCGAATACGTAGTTGCCATCCTCCGTCCTGACGTCGAACATCGTGCTGCGGAGGGCAGACACTCCAAAGCGGCCCGTCAGGACCTGCCGGAACTCCGTACCCGTGAGTTCCGCGTCGGGCGCACCCTGCAACTTCAACTTGACCGTCCTGGCCCGCCCGTCCTTGCTCCTGGAATCAACGGACAACCCGGTCACCGAAGCCCCGGTGAATTGTGAAAGCGCGCCGTGCACGCGTTCACGGGAAAGGCGGGACAACCAGTCGTTGTATGGCGAGGCGGCTCTATCGAAACGGTCCTTGCGCGCGCGGAGGTAGGGGAGCGATTCGCCCGACCAGACATCTGAATTCCGGGCGGAGTGGCCCCCGTTCGAGGCAGAATATGCGGCAACGACCGGTTCGTCCTTGTGCATCAGGACGATTCCGCGCGTCGAGTTGGCAGCCTCACGCGACGCTTCAGTGACCACATCGAGGCCGTGATACACCTGCGCACCCACCCCGTCAACCAGTTCTTGCCGACTGTCGAGAATCGAACGGACGGCGAGCGTCCTGGCAAGGACAGCCATGGCCCGCGTACCTTCCTTGTCCCCGAGCGAGTACTCCTTCGCGACGACTGACGCTACGTACGGCTCTATCTGCACCGTGTTTGTGATCGCGAGGACCTGTTCGGCGGATTTTCGGATTGATATCGTTCCCGGGTATCTTCTGATGGTCGACCGGCCGTTCTCTGCGATACCCACGACGAGTCCGTCGTCGCCCGAGACACGTACGTGCAATTCGGTCTGGTGAATATCCATATCGCCAGCCCGGACGCTCAGGCCAAGCGCGTCAGGTCGAACCGTGATCGTGTCGCCTGGCAGGACGGTCATAATCCCATCCTGGTCAAGACGGGCGTAGAGCATTGCTTCGCCCTTCGATGGTACGATCGAAACGGACGAGGGCCTGCTGTTCGCAAAAAGGCGAACAGTGATCTCATTCGATGCCTCCTGACTCAGGGCTGGTGACGCCAGGAACAATGACACGGTGACGACGGCGAGTAGTCGTCCTGGATAACGCTTCATGACCACCAGTGATCTATGTGGCTTCAGGCCGCCGATACGCGCGGCTACGGTCCGGCCGGAAGGTCGATACGCTGCGCTGGTCCCTCGAGGCCAAGGCGGGAGACGGCAGACACGATGACGACCTCGGGCCTGGATGTACCCGGATACTCGACAAGCTGTTTCCAGCCCGGGAGAATATTGACCACCCACCTTCCTTCTTCGAGGGTCCGAATCACCCACAACCAGGTGTCCGACGACGGGGTCGTCATTTCGATCAGCATGTTGCCGCGAAGCGAATCGACGGTGAGTTCAGGTCTTGCGGGCCGCAGCCCGCCCAACCACCCGGTCTCCGGCACAAGCGAAGGCGCATCATAGAGCTGGGACGCTAACGCGGGCGCGGCCGCGGAGCTGTCGCGCATCAATGACTTCATGCTGAAATGGACGTTGCCTGTTGCCCGATCTCGCGACCGTGTGACAAGGACCTGGTCGAGAATTTCAGTCGGCGCCCACTGGCGCGCACCGGTCATCATGACGCGGCTCGTGAAGTTTCCCGGCCATATGTGTCGACCGTAAGGGTTCTGTTCGAGCCACCAGTCCAGCAGCGCCGGGTAGCTCTGTTCCTTCTTCTCTATCTCCCAGTACAGCTGTGGAGTCATGTAGTCCACCCACCCATTGACCAGCCACTTGCGGGAGTCGGCATAAATGCGATCGTACGCATCGAATCCCTCGATCTGAGGTGGATGTCCGGGACGCCAGATTCCAAACGGACTGATGCCAAAACGAACCCACGGCTTTGTCTCCTTGATGCCTCGCGCCAGATCCTCGACAAATCGGTCGACGTTGCTTCTTCTCCAGTCTTTGCGGGAGCCGACGAGCCCGGATTCTATCGCAGCAGCCCAGGTGGAGTCGTCCGGGAAATCGACAGTTACTCCGTCGTC encodes the following:
- a CDS encoding T9SS type A sorting domain-containing protein — its product is MLAAAAVAGTPAVLGQTHGVDSVIPPRNTVGVSTVADIALTFSSAVRPSSIDSTTFRVYGRWSGPASGDFRFENGNRLVRLSPNRPFFAGEQVSVSVSDSVTFEDGTPFSGGHYWSFWVRSLPADLTMTETDRVPIRLPGENRIQSYGAYAGDLNGDGWSDLAIPNEIAADVRVFLNQSGTFDSFQIYPLPGSSIPSANEGADFNGDGHIDLAVGNNASDNVNLLLGTIDGRLNVMPAIPASGDSRAVCVLDIDSDGDDDIITASRSRSSLYLLINDGAGTFRSPIPIDGGGAGETSCAVADANGDGRADLFVGSYFSSEVSLLLGDGRGSLFLSSTVPVPGRPWMLAAGDVDGDGYADVASAGSTDNTASVIRSDQRGQLQTPRTLVTGIFPLAIDLGDIDGDGDLDLVTSNYSSASFTVFENRGGGLFNRHRDYPASQAGSCAILHDRDNNGTLDMTAVDELDDLLILYDTTLLPVGTESDPGPDERPSIEIYPNPGSGDIRLTTFDSNSRNVNASILDLMGRVVARPAVHASARHRHTAVWNPQSFAAGIYFAVFHLDGKTRAAKFIVTR
- a CDS encoding SpoIID/LytB domain-containing protein, yielding MKRYPGRLLAVVTVSLFLASPALSQEASNEITVRLFANSRPSSVSIVPSKGEAMLYARLDQDGIMTVLPGDTITVRPDALGLSVRAGDMDIHQTELHVRVSGDDGLVVGIAENGRSTIRRYPGTISIRKSAEQVLAITNTVQIEPYVASVVAKEYSLGDKEGTRAMAVLARTLAVRSILDSRQELVDGVGAQVYHGLDVVTEASREAANSTRGIVLMHKDEPVVAAYSASNGGHSARNSDVWSGESLPYLRARKDRFDRAASPYNDWLSRLSRERVHGALSQFTGASVTGLSVDSRSKDGRARTVKLKLQGAPDAELTGTEFRQVLTGRFGVSALRSTMFDVRTEDGNYVFEGSGFGHGVGLSQWGAHEMAERGYNFEEILHFYFAGTRTRSMDKLGFETGDQVAAVTPPTDDDDPSPRSTRRPRNGERGTTGGLRGWSASVGAPGTSSSDRDRVGW
- a CDS encoding family 10 glycosylhydrolase, whose translation is MQREFRAAWIATVANIDWPSRPGLSTTAQKMELRRLLERARAVGLNAVILQVRPAADAMYDSPIEPWSEYLTGTMDVPPKPYYDPLAFAVEEAHRRGLEIHAWFNPFRALHRTATAPPSARHVSVAFPELVRDYGEQKWLDPGDPRARDYSLAVILDVVGRYDIDGVHLDDYFYPYEVTDDDGVTVDFPDDSTWAAAIESGLVGSRKDWRRSNVDRFVEDLARGIKETKPWVRFGISPFGIWRPGHPPQIEGFDAYDRIYADSRKWLVNGWVDYMTPQLYWEIEKKEQSYPALLDWWLEQNPYGRHIWPGNFTSRVMMTGARQWAPTEILDQVLVTRSRDRATGNVHFSMKSLMRDSSAAAPALASQLYDAPSLVPETGWLGGLRPARPELTVDSLRGNMLIEMTTPSSDTWLWVIRTLEEGRWVVNILPGWKQLVEYPGTSRPEVVIVSAVSRLGLEGPAQRIDLPAGP